GCCGTGTTCCGGTTTTCGCATTCTCGATCATGTGTCATGGAGCGATTTGTTTATCCTTCTACAAGGATGCACATAAATCAGTATCAACAATATTGGAATATATCTGGCTGAACTGTAGTCAATAGATATTAATAGTCAAACAAAGACTGTTGACCACATTAGATGGCCAACGATGGTATCGATTTGCTTACGTAGAATAAATGAATTCGCATTGCGCAGAAACAGTGAATACTTCTTAAAACGATTTTAAGCATGCTAGTATAATTGAaacaatttcaaaatatttatatactaTTTTTGGTGCACTCAATAACACTATAACCCTTGTTTTTTAGGAACCTCCACGCGAAAGCCACGCCTGAACTCAGCGCTAGTCGCCCAGCAGGCCGCCACTTTGCCGGGAGCCAGTGCCAACATGCCCAACGGGAAGTCCGCCTCCGGATCACGGCATGGCAGTGGGCACGACCGGCAGAGGCACAAGCGGTACCCGGCACGGTTGAAAAACGTGGACCGATCGACGGCACAGACGAGAGAGGTGACGGTCAACTCGGTGACCGTGTTCATCACAGAGTACAAGGCCAAGCCGGTGAGCAGCCGACGGGAGTCCAGTGAGCAGAGCTTCAGCGAGAGCAACGACAGCCGGAGTTAGAGGAGGGATACCAGGCCTCCTCGCCCCCAGCTCCCCAATATTCTACGCCACGGTTCCCGCTCCCCTGTTACAAGTTGTAAATTCTAAGTGTTAGGCCCCTGGCGATAACAATTGTAAATCGAAATCCATTTAAGTTACCAAGTATTAGGCCACGTTTAAAGCCCCGAAAGCCAAGCCC
This genomic interval from Drosophila mauritiana strain mau12 chromosome 2R, ASM438214v1, whole genome shotgun sequence contains the following:
- the LOC117136007 gene encoding RING1 and YY1-binding protein A, which gives rise to MDKKSSPVRRQKRQAKVIEENFWDCSVCTYRNSAEAFKCRMCDVRKGTSTRKPRLNSALVAQQAATLPGASANMPNGKSASGSRHGSGHDRQRHKRYPARLKNVDRSTAQTREVTVNSVTVFITEYKAKPVSSRRESSEQSFSESNDSRS